In Deltaproteobacteria bacterium, a genomic segment contains:
- a CDS encoding branched-chain amino acid ABC transporter permease LivH (LivHMGF is the membrane component of the LIV-I/LS branched-chain amino acid transporter), with translation MDWEYFCELFLGGLTRGSIYALVALGYTMVYGIIQLINFAHGEIYMIGAFTALIVTSVLTLLGLNQIAIIVLASIVAVIYSSAYGFTIEKMAYKPLRHAPRLSALISAIGMSLFLQNYVLLAQTSDFLPFPSLIPDFKVVEPFAHIIGSTEMAILITTIVVMILLTFLIKFTKIGKAMRATAQDRDMAMLAGVDVNRIISITFILGSATAAIGGILIASHIGQINFYVGFIVGIKAFVAAVLGGIGSIPGAVLGSLVLGWTESFFTGYVSSDYEDVFAFLFLVFILIFRPTGILGRSETQQV, from the coding sequence ATGGACTGGGAATATTTTTGTGAGCTTTTCCTGGGAGGGCTGACTCGTGGGAGCATCTACGCGCTTGTTGCCTTGGGTTACACCATGGTTTACGGAATCATCCAGCTCATCAATTTTGCCCACGGCGAAATCTACATGATCGGGGCTTTTACTGCCCTGATTGTTACCAGTGTCCTTACCCTACTGGGCCTTAACCAAATCGCGATCATTGTACTGGCGTCAATCGTAGCGGTTATCTACTCATCCGCATACGGTTTTACCATAGAAAAGATGGCCTATAAGCCCTTACGCCATGCACCACGACTTTCTGCTCTTATCAGCGCCATCGGCATGTCACTGTTCCTTCAAAACTATGTCCTTTTGGCCCAAACCTCAGATTTCCTCCCATTCCCTAGCCTTATTCCTGATTTCAAAGTTGTGGAGCCCTTTGCACACATCATCGGTTCAACGGAGATGGCCATACTAATCACAACCATAGTTGTCATGATTCTGCTGACATTTTTGATTAAGTTCACAAAGATCGGAAAGGCGATGCGGGCAACGGCCCAGGACAGGGATATGGCAATGCTGGCAGGTGTCGATGTGAATCGGATCATCTCAATCACCTTTATTTTGGGGTCTGCAACGGCTGCGATTGGCGGGATTCTCATTGCTTCCCATATCGGTCAGATCAATTTTTATGTCGGTTTTATCGTAGGAATAAAGGCATTTGTAGCCGCGGTACTCGGAGGCATCGGCAGCATACCAGGGGCTGTATTAGGGAGTCTGGTTCTTGGATGGACGGAGAGCTTTTTTACCGGTTACGTTTCTAGCGACTATGAAGACGTATTTGCCTTCTTGTTCCTTGTCTTCATCCTGATATTCAGGCCGACAGGAATACTGGGACGATCGGAAACGCAACAAGTGTAG
- a CDS encoding branched-chain amino acid ABC transporter permease has translation MFLTFPIMVIRVNTIEKVVEWRWGNLLIVGVGVFVLSFVWRYLIRKKEAGTQKTEAGEIHRVPLAQQISKKPRIYIPAFILIAGFAIAFPFAFSMYQTNIMITALIYVMIGLGLNIVVGLAGLLDLGYVAFYAVGAYTYALLNHHFGLGFWTVLPVGAAVGFLFGILLGFPVLRLRGDYLAIVTLGFGEIIRLILENWNEFSFGPSGIANIPRPGFFGIQLSLQNATMYMYFLMIGLALFTIFVVNRLQNSRIGRAWIALREDEIACQAMGIDKTKTKLTAFALGATWAGMGGVIFAAKTTFINPASFTIWESIIILCVVVLGGMGSIIGVILGALILILLPEYLRAFSEYRMCLFGAMLVIMMVFRPGGIISNVRRTYEFKGLEAHSRQE, from the coding sequence ATGTTTTTGACTTTTCCGATTATGGTCATTCGGGTCAACACCATCGAAAAGGTGGTGGAGTGGCGATGGGGAAATCTGCTGATCGTGGGAGTTGGAGTTTTTGTTCTCTCATTTGTTTGGCGATATCTCATCAGAAAAAAGGAGGCTGGAACGCAAAAGACAGAAGCAGGTGAAATCCACAGGGTTCCTCTGGCCCAGCAAATTTCGAAAAAACCAAGGATCTATATCCCCGCATTCATTTTGATTGCCGGTTTCGCAATAGCCTTTCCCTTTGCCTTTTCCATGTATCAGACCAATATCATGATAACTGCTCTCATCTATGTGATGATCGGTTTGGGGCTCAATATCGTTGTGGGCCTAGCCGGACTTCTAGACCTGGGATACGTCGCTTTCTACGCAGTGGGCGCCTATACTTACGCACTCCTGAATCACCATTTCGGTCTGGGTTTTTGGACCGTACTGCCTGTCGGCGCCGCCGTAGGTTTTCTTTTCGGCATCTTGCTTGGCTTTCCGGTTTTACGTTTGCGGGGCGATTACCTGGCTATCGTCACCCTGGGGTTTGGAGAGATAATACGACTCATTCTTGAGAACTGGAATGAATTTTCTTTCGGCCCCAGCGGGATTGCGAATATCCCGCGCCCCGGCTTTTTCGGTATCCAACTCTCACTTCAAAACGCGACCATGTATATGTATTTTCTGATGATCGGTCTTGCCCTTTTCACAATTTTCGTTGTCAACCGGTTGCAAAATTCCAGGATCGGCAGGGCCTGGATCGCATTGAGGGAGGACGAAATCGCCTGTCAGGCCATGGGAATCGACAAAACAAAAACCAAGCTTACCGCATTTGCCCTGGGCGCAACGTGGGCAGGTATGGGAGGGGTCATATTTGCAGCCAAGACCACCTTTATCAATCCCGCAAGCTTTACCATATGGGAGTCGATTATCATTCTTTGTGTTGTCGTATTGGGTGGAATGGGATCCATTATTGGCGTTATTTTGGGGGCGCTCATATTGATTCTGTTGCCGGAATATCTCAGGGCTTTTTCCGAATACCGAATGTGTCTTTTCGGGGCAATGCTAGTCATCATGATGGTCTTTCGTCCCGGGGGCATCATCAGCAATGTGCGCCGGACATATGAGTTTAAAGGGCTGGAAGCCCACAGCAGGCAAGAATGA
- a CDS encoding ABC transporter ATP-binding protein — MGPILQVKKLSMDFGGLRALDELDLDVIEGEIVALIGPNGAGKTTFFNCVTGIHKPTEGIVEISPPGKKRERLKNLKPNQVTERGLARTFQNIRLFFNMTVLENVMVGRHCRMSSGIAGAILRNRATVREEKKIVEDSFNILEKIGLAGYVNKFANSLPYGAQRRLEIARALATEPFILLLDEPAAGMNPQETKELDDLIVKLRDEEGISILLIEHDMKLVMSLSDRIFVMDYGKRIAEGTPEDIKNNPVVIQAYLGEEVHA, encoded by the coding sequence ATGGGACCGATACTTCAAGTCAAGAAACTGAGCATGGATTTCGGGGGCCTGCGGGCACTCGACGAGCTTGATCTGGATGTTATTGAAGGAGAAATTGTCGCTCTCATCGGACCGAATGGCGCAGGGAAAACCACCTTTTTTAACTGCGTAACGGGGATTCACAAACCCACGGAGGGCATTGTGGAGATCTCACCTCCCGGCAAGAAGCGTGAACGACTGAAAAATCTCAAGCCGAACCAAGTGACAGAAAGAGGACTGGCCCGGACCTTTCAAAACATTCGCCTCTTTTTCAATATGACCGTTCTTGAAAATGTCATGGTTGGCCGTCATTGCCGCATGTCTTCAGGTATTGCGGGCGCCATTCTAAGAAATAGAGCAACCGTCAGGGAAGAAAAAAAAATAGTTGAAGACAGCTTCAATATACTCGAAAAGATCGGCCTTGCAGGGTACGTTAATAAGTTCGCCAATAGTCTTCCCTACGGCGCCCAGCGGCGTCTTGAAATCGCACGGGCCTTGGCAACAGAGCCTTTCATCCTTCTTCTGGATGAACCGGCTGCCGGTATGAACCCGCAGGAGACCAAGGAGCTTGACGATCTGATAGTAAAGCTCCGTGATGAGGAGGGGATTTCCATATTGCTTATAGAGCACGACATGAAACTGGTAATGAGTCTCTCTGACAGGATATTTGTCATGGATTACGGAAAAAGAATAGCAGAAGGTACACCAGAGGATATAAAAAATAATCCAGTTGTGATCCAGGCGTATCTCGGGGAAGAGGTCCATGCTTGA